AGGAGCTGATCGGCAACGGGCTGGATGAAGATGAAATCGAAACACTGTTCCAGGAGCAGCTGGGTTTTATCGAATGGCCCGAGCGGCTTGAAAGCTGCGCATCGGCCGGTTTTACCCATGAGCATGCAGCGATGATTTCCCGTGCCATTGCGTCCGAAGTCGGCATAAAAAGCGATACGATTACCACCGGCGAGACTCAGAAAATGGTCAATTTTGATGCCCTGTTTGTGCCGGTCCAGCTCATGCGCAACTTCAGAGAGGAGTCGGACAGTACCCTGCTGCTGCCGGTGGTTTATCATCTGAAACCCGAACTGCTCATTTCGCTGAGCGAACGTACATCGGTTTCCACCATCGGACTGGTTTCCGGTGAAGAGAAAACGCTCAACATACTAATTGATGAGCTGAAGCTGAGCCTGAAGTTTCAGGGCTCAATCATGGCCGGAGGTGCTTACGGCAAGTCACTGCCGCTATTTGTCAGGGAGGTCGACATCGTGCTTTATCCGCACACCCTCGCATCGCTCGTGGAAAAACAACTGCCGGAACGAAGGCGCATGAAACTGGAATACACTATCGATGCGCGTTCTGCCGAGATCATACGTTCCGAGTTATGGGATCAGT
This DNA window, taken from Natronogracilivirga saccharolytica, encodes the following:
- a CDS encoding GntR family transcriptional regulator — encoded protein: MKTAKHIADRIRLFIATKQFQVGDVMPSTRELGRQLGASFHTVRKAYHQLAGEGLLRSEAGRGFVVNRQNMPLDKSQRLEMGAERIRTVLEELIGNGLDEDEIETLFQEQLGFIEWPERLESCASAGFTHEHAAMISRAIASEVGIKSDTITTGETQKMVNFDALFVPVQLMRNFREESDSTLLLPVVYHLKPELLISLSERTSVSTIGLVSGEEKTLNILIDELKLSLKFQGSIMAGGAYGKSLPLFVREVDIVLYPHTLASLVEKQLPERRRMKLEYTIDARSAEIIRSELWDQ